AACGTTTTTGAATGATTGTCCCCTCTCtcttttgtacagattttactCCTCAGTTCGGCATATCTCACGGCAAACAACAACAGCAgcacaaaaattaaaagacaattaGTGTGTCGGTGTCAGAATGCttacagttactgacagctagttcaaagccgaATCTCAAATAACAagaatttttattgtttaaaagcaTACAGAAGGCGATACAAGCTAGGCATGTCAAGTAAcgtgaaaatatgaaaatgttcgTTACACATTtctgatagaattttgaagatattttttcaaactACAATCAAGTTTATAGATACATTTCATGTATAAGTTTAACGTTGATGCAATATTGTATTTACCTTGACAACAGATAGATAAAGGAAACATCTTATTAGTCTAAATATTAATAACCTTTATTCAGGGCTACCTCATTTACAGTTGCACTTCAACAATTCATCCAGTTCGACTACCATAGAACGAAAATgagtgaaatatttgtcaccagAGAATAAGCATGTACTAAAtaatcaattattcaatttcCGTCTGCAAATTACTATTactatttaaaagataaatatgctACAGAAAGCCACGAAATTGTGTCAATTTGAATTGATCCGAACATACAAAGATCCCTGGGGCCCGGTCCCATCATATTTTGCGGAGAAAAACATGTTTGATTACTGAAGCATTTGTTGAGCAGTCCCCTCTTTGAACAGTCAGTGCCCCACCCTTTTCATCAACACTTCTTGATCCGCTACTATCAATTGTGTTAACAGATAACTTGTTCCATGAGCATGATGAGGGTGGAAACGTTTGCTAAATTAATATGGATAGATATAATTGTTTGTTCTTGAGATAGACGCTTTTCAGCTGcttcttaaataaattaaacatgtttactataatggtttacttttttaaattgttatttggatggagagttgtctcattggcactcacacaacatcttcctatatctaataagAATTATTGACGTGAAATGGACACGGTTGGGGAATAGGACACGTATGCCGGCAAGGACACGTTTCTgtggttatatatatacaagaagCATTACGAAGTGTTATTTGTCGAGAGGCAGTgcacaaaataacaaaaaaaacattggcAGAAAAGGGTCTTCAGTTTTGATATGCTACAATCTAtgttagaaaatatatatttagtttccGGTTGTCAGTCATTATATAAAGAACCATTATAGATAATGCAAGTTGACCATAAAGAAAGATATATTCAtagaatttaataaatatgatcAAAGAATTATAATTCGAcattactttttaatatattcaaaatcGCATTATTATTGCTATTCTGTAGTAGAAATGTCTAATGGCATACAATGAACGTTCTTTTCATTTTGAACTTGGTGGATAGCtatatcattggcaatcataccacatttgcTAGGCCTTGTATTTATAGTGTATAGTCGTACAAAGTAGGAAAGGCACCGAATTGATGTTAAAATACAATGCATATCGAAAAGAACCTCATCAAATATGTTTCTATAAGTATCGCTGTGTGGAAAAAGACGTGAATTATTCTATATATTAAAAGGTTTCAGATGTACCATGAATGAAGAAATAGTGGGTGATATCGCCGATAGCGCTATACACTCTTTATAACAAATAAGGTTTATTAAACTAATAAACCTATTTTTCAGAGTGTATATTAAACAAGTTCCTCTGAACGGCCGTGTATTGAACTCTATTCGTCTGTTTTTCAGTTTCATGGAAATAAATCAATCGAGTTGTCCTCATTGTTGGATACCTACATCTTGCATCTTGTCTACACTTGAAAAAGAGACAAAAGATACACGAGGGTTTGGATAGGCTCTATGTTGcagtattttttatatactttccCTCTTATTCTGCACCTGTCTTCTAGTATTCTTCATTATGTAAACGCCACCAAGATCCTCATATGTAGAGAACTAAATGATTGCCTCAGATTTTCCCGATTGCCGATGATCTAGAGGCACCTGTagatccaccattttctatatttgaaaatacctctaccaagtcaggaatatgacagtttttgtccattcgtttttgatgtgttttttttatttgattttgccatgtgattatgaactttTCGATTgcattttcctctaagttcagtatttttagtgatttaatttttttcacacaatacatatgaaatCGCATCATATTCAAGACATGTAATCTGTAGAATGGTCGAAGATTACTACACACGAAACAGCTACTAAACCAAGTGTTTTTGTTTGGTAAGCTCAGTCAAAGCCATGCTAAATGATGCTTCTTTTGTTTTGCGTATACCTAGTCCTGAATGCGAATTGccctgtgttttttttaattgataatattACGTCAGCAGATTTTATACAGAACACCTCTACAAACCGTCTAGAACACGTACACATATACTAATGACCATAATTCGTTGTGAGTACTACTGAAGCagtataattatgtttatcCTTTTTTATTATCTGAGGCCATCcgtaatgggttttttttttaaagaagtttgTATTTCAGAACATACAACTGTTCAATATTGCTGCATCATATGCAGTAgttgtttataaataataagtTAGCTTTATTGTCGTTTCTATCGAGGTTTTAGTTTGCAATGGCGTTTATAGTTTATCTTGAATCCAGAGTGGTAAATTTTCTCTCTTGGAACCTTTTACTtccattttgttctttttcgAGTCTGTCCACTTTCGATTTTGAATTGTTCGATCAAATTCGTAAAATTGACTATCAAGTCTCGGAACGAAAGGTAACATAACTCTGTTGAAGCTGGAAACTCATCTAAACAATTCCTTGACGTGTACAGTGCtaacattgtgtttttttaaaatacgcTTCGTTAAAATGCAATTCAATCATTTTCTCCTTTATCTGATGCACCTTTACTTATGTAATGCAAATAATAACCAAcgatttatttatgtatgtgttgATTTCCTCTTTGATTTTTATAAGTTCTACATAATCTTCATGTGTCTCTTGCATGTCCTGATTGATAAGTGATATAATTACAAATTTCATCTAATTTACACAAACCATATTTGTGTTGCTCATTCTTAAACTTTGTCTGTTGTGGTTTGTATTCTGTTGTGTATATCTTGATATTTTCGTTTTATCATGGCGTTTGCAGTTTATGTGCGATTTGTGAGCTACATATTCATTGGTGTCTTTCCTCTCTATCTTACTTTAATTGTAGTGTTTTACTTTGActcttgtgtttttttcttttactgtaGTGTGTTTGTTTTGCTCTAGTATATGTACTGGCGTAAGGAATacttcatattgaaatattaatcaACAATGATGCCAGAATCTTTCAGCTTTTATTGCAAAacgtttttttaagaaatggacGAAATTTTTTGTTCagcataaaataaagaataggaTTAACAATAGTTGATAATTTTGCTAACAACACTGCACATAGTGTCAACCGGACAGGCACCTCTCCTTCACCACCGTACGCTGTCCACAGACTGACCACTGCGTATGGACACCATAGACCAACGAATGCAACACACATAGAAAACGTCATCTGTGAAAGAAACCgtaattttattgattaaaacaatgtgtataaaagtaaaaacaatactgtggattcatttatgtTCGTGGGTacaaattttcgtggattgaggaaaacttgcattttcgtgaatatttgatttcgtggttttccAAAAGTCTGGAtttattatatagaaaatttGCAGTTCGTTGAACATTAAAATTCCTGGTTTCCCTGTACCCACGAagtccacgaaaattggtattcaacgaATTATAATGAATCCACTATATATGGAAGCGCTTTCCACAATCTTTATCAAACATGACAACATTTGAATGTATAAATACGCAGTCAGTCAAATCGGTATACGGACGTTAATAAATGTATCAATGTTTTGTGTAAGGCGAAAACAATGTTCTCGTCACTTTTAAGAAGCATTACCACTCTGACAAATCCGTCGACGGACGTACAATCATTTTCGAATgccatttcaaaatattgatactatATCACGGTGAACTACCACACCTACTTGTTTTCGTCATGATACTAACACCTAAAATTACATGCAACTATCAATCAACTCGTTTGAAGATTACCGTTGTTAAACCAACTAATGATATATGGGTTATGGAGTggtgtaaatttttaatttctcatAACACATTGTAACACAAAACactgttttatcatgtttgtgCTGTGCGACTTTATATACGTGTTTGGTTTTCTAACCATTTTGATATTAGCGTCACAGATGAGACTTATGTAGAGAAAATGCGCGTCTTACGTATTGAGTTATAAACCTGGTTTCTTTGATCACTGTAATATATACAACTCTTAAAACACAGTATTCATAAGTCCCTAATTAAGTTCTTTTATGTGGTATTcctttctttattattatttgaagcATGACTATATTGCTTTtgctgtctatgaagaaataatagAAGTTTCTTTCGAATATACAGAAAAACAGCAGTAATTCCTGATCAATTAATTCTGAATGACATTTCTAAGGATTTAatcaaaaagacatacaaaaaaCGTTTGTGAAGATCATTTTCAAGGGACAACATTTTGTCTATGACGTAACAGACAACACATGCAACAAGCTTTTCGCCAATCAAAAGACGTATTACAcccaaaatttaaatgttcatacCTTAATTAAAAATGCATCTCTCTTCTTCAAAGTTGGTCCAGTTTTTCTAACTTCGACACTTGCTCTCCGTCGCGCAAtttttgatgtccatattatcTTCCCGTATGATAAATTCATTATGACAACAGGTAAAAGTACACAGCCTACtaagaaaaatgtcacaaaGACTGGATAACCTTTCCATGCTAGTGTACAAGACGTTCCATAAGGTTCAGGTCCATATGCACCAACACGAAATAATGGTAGCAGAGCCCAAAAACCAGCATAGCAATATATTCCAATAAGTGATGCTTTGGTGTGCAGAAGGATGGAACCACCTGAAATAGAAAAGAACATAATATGAAGACATAAATACGATATATCACATGTATCActttaagtttttatgtttatgaATGATTTAGTTGTGCATAAACCATTTCACTTCATATGTCGAATAGCCATTGTTTACTGTGCTTTTAACATTTTCGTTCTAGACACGAGTCAACACTGAGCACCGGCTTACCCTTCCGATGCACCTGAGATCATATTCACGTTTTGGAAGGGTTTGTTTTTTGCagtctttatattttatggttgtgttttgtatacttatttttgttttggtaatccgtttttttacatttgtttgcgATGGTATTGTCAGTTGATTAGTTTTAATGACCCCCAGGTATTGTTTTTCTCTTTATCTTAATAAAGATGACATCTATAGAGAGACATATGCATATACagcatttttatcaatttccccTCCGTTTTTTCGTATGCATTAGATAAGTAAATTTACCACGACAATAACTTGTCTATCTTAGTCCAGGTCTAAAATATCACCATTTCGGTGAAAAATAATTACTTTGCtataatgaaaaaagaaaatataaatttacaatcTTACAACTTACCACGTTTGACTCCACATACTTTGATGTATCGTACATAGCTAATAACAGCAAGGGTTGTTATGCTTACAACTCCAcagaagaaacaaataaaaccaTACGCTGcacaaactaaaaccaaaaGCAAAAATGTGAAGGCATTTTATACTTGTAATTGTCAGGAATTACATGCAAATTTTGGTATCTATTCAGATTTCAAAAGATAATCGTATATTCAGTAGAATACTATATGTGTTTCATCAGAGAAAGAACAAGGTCGTTTTAATCTCAAGTTTTCTGAAATGTGGTTAGCCACTTTAAAGAACCATCCagtagaaaaaaaactgtttttttactGTTAAATATGTTATTAACAAAACGATTGATGCAGAAGAAAAGTCGGTTACATGACAATTACTACTTGATAATTGATTGGTGTTAAACATCACTTGAAGCACACTTGGGTATATTATGACGctgtaaaattaaatttgtgtcTGGGATAGAGTACCACATAACTTTGTCACTTTAACTAGTAAATATACAAAGGAGGACGTCAAACATACATAATCACGATCGGGATTGAGCACACAACTTCCAACTAGTGGTAACTGTTAATAAATTATCCAGACAACACAGTCGCCCATCCCATTAATTGTTAACATTTATCCATACACATTAACACGTACAATATAccatacataaattttattcaTACTTACAAATTTCATCAAACATCCATTGGTGATTTAAAGATGAATAGATTGTCAAAGGAAAACCAAACACCGGCATGATTATATCGATGACAGCTAGATTTAATACATAGAAATCACAGGAAACTAGCTTTTTGACTTTTCGAATACATAGATACATAACCAGACCATTTAGTACTATAGAGGCAACTCCTGAAAACAAAAGcgttagttaaaaaaaaactaaaatacagAGCGCAAAGGATCATTCAacacggaaagtcccttatgaAAAACGGTGTATTAatattattacactgacatactTTGCATTACTTGAGGTTTATGTGCTGATAATTTTGAtaaggtatttttttcataactatATTCTTTACGATTGCTTATATCATCTTAAATGCCAAAGCAAATAACACTTTCCATTGTTCATGCTTTCTCTAGTAGCATACCTCTTATACGCTTAATATTTCCCCTATATTACTTTGAATATCTATTCaagtaaagaaaatataatagcATACAAACTTACTCAA
The nucleotide sequence above comes from Mytilus trossulus isolate FHL-02 chromosome 5, PNRI_Mtr1.1.1.hap1, whole genome shotgun sequence. Encoded proteins:
- the LOC134717948 gene encoding opsin-5-like, which encodes MEKELIEKWIICKQEANCTFANNFQYENNTLLKVNTLFLSKLDIWEDFIVAIFLLTVGVASIVLNGLVMYLCIRKVKKLVSCDFYVLNLAVIDIIMPVFGFPLTIYSSLNHQWMFDEIFCAAYGFICFFCGVVSITTLAVISYVRYIKVCGVKRGGSILLHTKASLIGIYCYAGFWALLPLFRVGAYGPEPYGTSCTLAWKGYPVFVTFFLVGCVLLPVVIMNLSYGKIIWTSKIARRRASVEVRKTGPTLKKRDAFLIKMTFSMCVAFVGLWCPYAVVSLWTAYGGEGEVPVRLTLCAVLLAKLSTIVNPILYFMLNKKFRPFLKKTFCNKS